In one Streptomyces venezuelae genomic region, the following are encoded:
- a CDS encoding lasso peptide biosynthesis protein: protein MTAMVPTARPTEPRRDRLVAAVSLALSLAMSRWPLRWQIAAVQLVRGLPHARLARLDALYAAVLAVIPRWWPGRIACMEISRATVIATALTGRRARWVLGARFLPHAAHAWAEVPEGAVGRDIGDAVDRPWMAVLAVP, encoded by the coding sequence ATGACGGCCATGGTCCCCACGGCCCGGCCCACCGAGCCCAGGCGCGACCGCCTGGTAGCTGCGGTCTCGCTCGCCCTGTCCCTGGCGATGAGCCGATGGCCGCTGCGCTGGCAGATCGCGGCCGTGCAACTGGTGCGCGGCCTCCCCCACGCGCGCCTGGCCCGCCTCGACGCTCTCTATGCGGCGGTGTTGGCGGTGATCCCGCGCTGGTGGCCGGGCCGGATCGCCTGTATGGAGATCAGCCGCGCCACCGTCATCGCGACCGCCCTTACCGGCCGACGCGCCCGCTGGGTGCTCGGCGCCCGCTTCCTGCCCCACGCCGCGCACGCGTGGGCCGAGGTTCCCGAGGGCGCGGTCGGCCGGGACATCGGAGATGCCGTCGACCGGCCGTGGATGGCGGTGCTTGCCGTGCCGTAG
- a CDS encoding PqqD family protein, whose amino-acid sequence MLSPAPHIHHATGAHGTAVLDVRRGAWLMLDQDASKIWHALTVRGGTAGLADELAVPTGQGPQAIEDEIAQFVDGLTASGVLIDTNQPPQQTQHRWWRR is encoded by the coding sequence ATGCTGAGCCCGGCTCCTCACATCCATCACGCCACCGGTGCCCACGGCACGGCCGTCCTCGACGTCAGGCGCGGGGCATGGCTGATGCTCGACCAGGACGCCTCGAAGATCTGGCACGCCCTCACCGTGAGGGGCGGCACGGCCGGCCTCGCTGACGAGCTCGCCGTCCCCACCGGCCAGGGCCCGCAGGCCATCGAGGACGAGATCGCGCAGTTCGTGGACGGCCTCACCGCCTCCGGTGTGCTCATCGACACCAATCAACCACCTCAGCAGACTCAGCACAGGTGGTGGCGGCGATGA
- a CDS encoding asparagine synthase-related protein, giving the protein MRQVTDGRVRLAVLGDCGASSQDLQRALAAVRAGRWWELTRWPGAYWVVAESGGHRFVCGDLAGLRPVYYTLRGAPGAPGGPVRWATDAALLGYPLVADLPYLVAHLVVGGHHWPHRTAFEEIRAVPGGFGLLLEPSAPPRLIEVSRVEPVDELREGAARFGQALTDAVQHRVRHAGASVSADLSGGLDSSTAVLLAAAAGDVHAVTYTDGYTSAEDSSFAARVAAHAYIRHTSTEGEPRQLPFTFPPRAEAGGEPVFALANWAMDAAYLAPVAALPAHVTGHGGDTVLDASSACWVRLLQEGRRREAHRQVVAFARLRNTAPGPYWKTLKQAAELGRTGALERAGAVLERGPLPAQGAPAGWAWCRLGVSATWLTEQGRLQVAALLRQAARDQPSEHADTFDEWAALRAMGASARGWAPYAQTLGITPVYPYLDNEVVRAAFAVPALARRGLTAYKPLLRAALPQLPDWLTSRRSKGSFTAQRIAGLARHYSQLEELITSSPLAADGLIDPDAVRDALGQAARGQNATAIAHLHQLAVTCWWLTGQMPRREVAAC; this is encoded by the coding sequence ATGCGGCAGGTGACCGACGGCCGGGTGCGCCTTGCCGTGCTGGGCGACTGCGGGGCCAGCAGTCAGGACCTGCAGCGGGCCCTTGCCGCTGTACGGGCGGGCCGGTGGTGGGAGCTGACTCGGTGGCCGGGGGCGTACTGGGTGGTGGCCGAGAGCGGCGGGCACCGGTTCGTGTGCGGGGACCTGGCCGGGTTGCGGCCGGTCTACTACACCCTGCGCGGTGCGCCGGGTGCGCCGGGTGGGCCGGTGCGGTGGGCGACGGACGCGGCTCTGCTGGGATACCCGCTGGTGGCGGATCTGCCGTATCTGGTGGCCCACCTCGTGGTGGGCGGACACCACTGGCCCCACCGCACGGCCTTTGAGGAAATCCGTGCGGTGCCCGGCGGCTTCGGGCTGCTGCTGGAGCCGTCAGCACCGCCCCGACTCATCGAGGTGAGCCGTGTCGAGCCGGTGGACGAACTGCGCGAGGGTGCCGCCCGGTTCGGCCAGGCCCTCACCGACGCCGTCCAGCACCGTGTGCGCCATGCTGGCGCGAGCGTGAGCGCCGATCTGTCGGGCGGCCTGGACTCGTCCACCGCCGTGCTGCTGGCCGCCGCGGCGGGCGACGTCCACGCGGTGACCTACACCGACGGCTACACCAGCGCCGAGGACTCATCCTTCGCCGCCCGCGTCGCCGCCCACGCATACATCCGGCACACCAGCACCGAAGGCGAGCCCCGGCAGCTGCCGTTCACCTTCCCACCGCGGGCAGAGGCCGGGGGCGAGCCGGTGTTCGCCCTGGCCAACTGGGCCATGGACGCCGCGTATCTGGCTCCGGTGGCAGCTTTGCCCGCGCATGTGACAGGGCACGGCGGGGACACGGTGCTGGATGCCTCCAGCGCCTGCTGGGTCCGCCTGCTGCAAGAGGGCCGCCGTCGTGAGGCCCACCGCCAGGTCGTGGCCTTCGCCCGGCTGCGCAACACCGCTCCGGGCCCCTACTGGAAGACCCTGAAGCAGGCCGCCGAGCTCGGCAGAACCGGCGCCCTCGAACGGGCTGGCGCCGTCCTGGAACGCGGCCCGCTCCCGGCCCAGGGCGCCCCGGCCGGATGGGCCTGGTGCCGCCTGGGAGTGTCGGCGACCTGGCTGACGGAACAAGGCCGCCTGCAGGTCGCGGCCCTGCTGCGGCAGGCCGCCCGCGACCAGCCGTCCGAGCACGCCGACACCTTCGACGAGTGGGCCGCCCTGCGCGCGATGGGCGCCTCCGCTCGCGGCTGGGCCCCCTATGCCCAAACGCTCGGCATCACACCGGTGTACCCGTACCTGGACAACGAGGTCGTCAGGGCCGCGTTCGCCGTCCCGGCCCTGGCCCGACGCGGACTCACGGCCTACAAGCCGCTGCTGCGGGCCGCGCTGCCCCAGCTTCCCGACTGGCTGACCTCGCGTCGCTCCAAGGGGTCCTTCACCGCCCAGCGCATCGCCGGACTCGCCCGCCACTACAGCCAGCTCGAGGAGCTGATCACGTCAAGTCCGCTCGCGGCCGACGGACTGATCGACCCCGACGCCGTCCGGGACGCGCTCGGCCAGGCGGCCCGGGGCCAGAACGCGACAGCAATCGCCCACCTGCACCAACTCGCCGTCACCTGCTGGTGGCTGACCGGCCAGATGCCCCGGCGGGAGGTGGCGGCATGCTGA
- a CDS encoding M20 family metallopeptidase codes for MASVVALAQELVRRPSRGGIDDYGPVLGVLEDWLAARGLARRHLRDGAGELVGLLVQVPGGRPGSWWTLDACVDTATYGDEQAWSFPPDSGDIVDGWLRGRGAADSKLAAAMFCHIAADLAPRAENLRGGLAVLLDVDEHTGGFGGARAYLADPQIPRPAGVMIGYPGMEEVVVGGRGLWRASIVVHAPSGHSGSSKKVVGAISRAACLVRLLDAAPLPGAAGAPGFPLPPKLSVTAFHGGQDFSVTPDRCDLNVDIRTTPTFDGHDAETLVRKAVAELDAELPTPTPTEITPVATWPPFRLAEDEQPAAALLNAAAQAGLAVNPKTAGPSNIGNLLAGHGIPATAGFGVPYVGLHGIDERAHLAELPTVYRVYQRAVLNLLQG; via the coding sequence ATGGCATCTGTGGTGGCACTCGCCCAAGAGCTGGTCAGGCGGCCGAGCAGGGGCGGGATCGACGATTACGGGCCGGTGCTGGGTGTTCTGGAGGACTGGCTTGCCGCGCGAGGTCTGGCCCGACGTCATCTGCGCGATGGTGCGGGCGAGTTGGTGGGGCTGCTGGTGCAGGTTCCTGGTGGCCGGCCGGGCTCGTGGTGGACGCTGGACGCCTGCGTGGACACCGCCACGTACGGGGATGAGCAGGCGTGGTCCTTCCCTCCCGATTCCGGTGACATCGTGGACGGCTGGCTGCGGGGCCGTGGGGCCGCAGATTCCAAGCTCGCCGCGGCGATGTTCTGCCACATCGCCGCCGACCTCGCGCCCCGCGCCGAGAACCTGCGGGGCGGACTCGCAGTGCTGTTGGACGTGGATGAGCACACCGGCGGTTTCGGCGGCGCCCGCGCGTACCTCGCCGACCCGCAGATTCCCCGCCCCGCTGGGGTGATGATCGGATACCCGGGCATGGAGGAGGTCGTGGTCGGAGGGCGGGGCCTGTGGCGGGCCTCCATCGTCGTGCACGCCCCCTCCGGCCACTCCGGATCCAGCAAGAAGGTGGTGGGAGCGATCTCCCGTGCCGCCTGCCTCGTCCGGCTCCTGGACGCTGCCCCGCTTCCCGGCGCAGCGGGGGCTCCGGGTTTCCCGCTGCCACCGAAGCTGTCCGTCACCGCCTTCCACGGCGGCCAGGACTTCTCCGTCACCCCTGACCGGTGCGACCTGAATGTCGATATCCGCACCACTCCCACCTTCGACGGCCACGATGCCGAGACACTGGTCCGCAAGGCCGTCGCCGAGCTGGACGCGGAGCTGCCCACTCCAACGCCCACGGAGATCACCCCGGTCGCCACGTGGCCCCCCTTCCGCCTCGCCGAGGACGAGCAGCCCGCCGCTGCCCTGCTGAACGCGGCCGCGCAGGCGGGGCTCGCAGTGAATCCGAAGACCGCGGGGCCCTCCAACATCGGCAACCTGCTCGCCGGGCACGGCATCCCGGCCACGGCCGGCTTCGGTGTGCCCTACGTAGGGCTGCACGGCATCGACGAGCGCGCCCACCTGGCCGAGCTCCCCACGGTGTACCGCGTCTACCAGCGGGCTGTGCTCAATCTCCTGCAGGGCTGA
- a CDS encoding XRE family transcriptional regulator: MTLEEAADGLNVITGGATDASLMSAWESGRRRTGKRNRAGLCQLYRERPEVLFAHQDGEATSVLETSGTAVVVKVLTRWTDLVEAMVDVVAGAREQLVVTGSRSREKAYLAAIETAVAQRPDLVHYRVLYGPPRHRALADHLVRLLELRDPAARRNGIKTLHVGMVEPAAALERFFVASEMSAVVPLPSFHGAEGFDCGVLLSREAAVGLVHHGREACASARPVETIEAVRALPVRHN; the protein is encoded by the coding sequence ATGACGCTGGAGGAGGCCGCCGACGGGCTGAACGTGATCACCGGCGGTGCGACGGACGCCAGTTTGATGAGCGCTTGGGAGTCGGGGCGCCGCCGTACGGGCAAGCGGAACCGCGCGGGCCTGTGCCAGCTGTACCGCGAGCGTCCGGAGGTGCTGTTCGCGCATCAGGACGGGGAGGCCACCAGCGTGCTGGAGACCTCCGGCACGGCGGTGGTGGTCAAAGTCCTCACCCGCTGGACGGACTTGGTCGAGGCCATGGTCGACGTCGTTGCGGGAGCGCGGGAGCAGCTCGTGGTCACCGGCAGCCGGTCGCGGGAGAAGGCCTATCTCGCGGCGATCGAGACTGCCGTGGCCCAGCGCCCTGACCTCGTGCACTACCGCGTGCTCTACGGTCCTCCGCGGCATCGGGCCCTCGCCGACCATCTGGTGCGGCTGTTGGAGCTGCGTGATCCGGCGGCGCGTCGTAACGGCATCAAGACGCTGCACGTCGGAATGGTGGAGCCCGCCGCGGCCCTGGAGCGCTTCTTCGTGGCGTCTGAGATGTCCGCGGTGGTGCCGCTGCCGTCCTTTCACGGGGCGGAGGGGTTCGACTGCGGCGTCTTACTCAGTCGGGAGGCGGCGGTGGGGTTGGTCCACCATGGGCGGGAGGCGTGCGCGTCCGCACGGCCGGTGGAGACGATCGAGGCCGTCCGTGCGCTGCCGGTTCGGCACAACTGA
- a CDS encoding tetratricopeptide repeat protein — protein sequence MGLQPARNHRPPPGFSTEDGAWTWLSTHLGALEAAVTAAQERRLLLLIPQLVHPAWPALYRLRPLELWLDLHTRAVAAASSCGQPEEERALLTCGAIALRGLGETGVAVRWVRIALESATLDEDQHSRAEALYQLALCHAANGETTLAIELMTLVLDLRETAPLADTHASALCRLALGEIHLASGQPEPARGYLTRAARELSEAGDRFSLGRALALTGQIHAQQGQHDAAEGFLRPALEALEATGAAAHLAGVQESLGEATLRQGRLREARRLFEVARVRYRHTDARAAGRMAPRIRALRPPAMPIGPAPDVPNLGGFASSSGTAADRG from the coding sequence ATGGGCCTGCAACCTGCACGCAACCACCGCCCCCCCCCCGGCTTCAGCACCGAGGACGGCGCCTGGACCTGGCTCTCAACGCACCTGGGCGCCCTCGAAGCCGCAGTCACCGCCGCCCAGGAGCGCCGCCTGCTCCTTCTGATCCCGCAGCTCGTCCACCCCGCCTGGCCGGCGCTGTACCGGCTGCGGCCCCTTGAACTGTGGCTGGACCTGCACACCCGCGCCGTGGCAGCCGCATCTTCATGCGGCCAACCCGAAGAGGAACGCGCGCTGCTCACCTGCGGGGCCATCGCGCTGCGCGGTCTGGGCGAGACGGGCGTGGCCGTCCGCTGGGTCCGCATCGCCCTGGAGAGCGCCACCCTCGACGAGGACCAGCACAGCCGCGCAGAGGCCCTCTACCAGCTCGCGCTGTGCCATGCCGCGAACGGCGAGACGACGTTGGCGATCGAGCTGATGACCCTGGTACTGGACCTCAGGGAGACCGCACCGCTCGCCGACACCCACGCATCCGCTCTGTGCCGCCTGGCGCTGGGAGAGATCCACTTGGCCTCCGGCCAGCCGGAGCCCGCGCGCGGGTACCTTACGCGTGCGGCCCGGGAGCTGTCCGAAGCGGGCGACCGGTTCAGCCTCGGTCGCGCCCTGGCCCTGACCGGCCAGATTCATGCGCAGCAAGGCCAGCACGACGCAGCGGAAGGGTTCCTGCGCCCGGCGCTGGAAGCGCTCGAGGCAACGGGAGCTGCCGCCCACCTGGCCGGCGTCCAGGAGTCTCTGGGCGAGGCAACCCTGCGGCAAGGACGCCTACGGGAAGCTCGGCGCCTCTTCGAGGTTGCACGAGTCCGCTATCGGCACACGGACGCCCGGGCCGCCGGCCGGATGGCACCGCGCATCCGCGCGCTCCGCCCGCCCGCCATGCCGATCGGGCCCGCTCCCGACGTCCCCAACCTGGGGGGCTTCGCGTCGAGTTCCGGGACGGCGGCTGATCGGGGATGA
- a CDS encoding DUF4259 domain-containing protein, translating into MGTWETGPFDNDTAADFANALDEAEPEAREALIRGVLIRTIDATGYLAEAEEAVAAAALIAAQCPGGVPIDMSYGPETPMPMFPSDLRVLADEALARIVGHEDGPASNWVDPENWKQWRAILTRLRAVLAPPPPSIALFDVQP; encoded by the coding sequence ATGGGTACCTGGGAGACCGGTCCCTTCGACAACGACACAGCCGCGGACTTCGCCAACGCGCTCGACGAAGCCGAGCCCGAGGCACGTGAAGCCCTGATCCGAGGCGTCCTCATACGGACTATCGACGCCACCGGCTACCTCGCGGAAGCGGAAGAGGCGGTGGCCGCCGCCGCCTTGATCGCGGCGCAATGCCCGGGAGGCGTACCCATCGACATGTCCTACGGCCCGGAAACACCGATGCCCATGTTCCCTTCCGACCTTCGGGTACTCGCCGACGAAGCCCTCGCCCGCATCGTCGGCCACGAGGATGGACCGGCCTCAAACTGGGTCGACCCGGAGAACTGGAAGCAGTGGCGAGCCATACTGACGCGCCTTCGCGCCGTTCTTGCCCCGCCACCCCCGTCCATTGCTCTCTTCGACGTCCAGCCGTAA
- a CDS encoding CbrC family protein, producing MSPELPVFRYHPDPLASGSIRAGIETCACCNRATGWIYTATFYTAQEVGGRFCPWCIADGSAAERFAGEFMDSDGLEGVSEEVLHEVTRRTPGFHSWEDPHWLVHCHDAAAFIGEVGYGKLAAHPEALDQLRQDLRMGGWRDAAQLEQFLTHLGQDATAMLFRCTVCGAHLAYADAS from the coding sequence GTGAGCCCCGAACTTCCCGTCTTCCGCTATCACCCCGATCCGCTCGCCAGCGGGTCCATCCGTGCAGGCATCGAGACATGCGCATGCTGCAACCGCGCCACGGGGTGGATCTACACCGCGACTTTCTACACCGCTCAAGAGGTCGGCGGACGTTTCTGCCCCTGGTGCATCGCGGACGGCAGCGCGGCTGAACGGTTCGCCGGCGAGTTCATGGACTCCGACGGACTCGAGGGGGTCAGCGAGGAGGTCCTGCACGAGGTCACCCGCCGCACCCCCGGCTTCCACTCCTGGGAGGATCCGCACTGGCTCGTCCACTGCCACGATGCGGCCGCCTTTATCGGCGAGGTCGGCTACGGCAAGCTGGCAGCCCACCCCGAAGCTCTCGACCAGCTCAGGCAGGATCTGCGCATGGGCGGCTGGCGCGACGCGGCCCAACTCGAGCAGTTCCTCACCCATCTCGGCCAGGACGCCACCGCGATGCTCTTCCGCTGCACCGTCTGCGGCGCCCACCTTGCCTACGCCGACGCCTCATAA
- a CDS encoding IS5 family transposase (programmed frameshift) — translation MTAALVERMAPEDLWELFQRVVPPAPVRPQGGGHRRRGGREVLAAIIFVATSGCTWNQLPPGFGLSGVTAFRRFTEWTEARVWAKLHRLVLDELGAQGGLDWTQCAIDSVSVRALKGQLTGPNPTDRGKKGSKIHLIVDRQGLPLSIGISAANLHDSQALIPLVRGIPPIRSRRGPRRRRPGKLHGDKGYDYRHLRRWLASRGIRHRLARKGIESSQHLGRHRWVVERTVSWLSGCRRLHRRYERKPQHFLAFTAIAATLICHRRLTK, via the exons ATGACTGCTGCGCTCGTCGAGCGGATGGCGCCGGAAGACTTATGGGAGTTGTTCCAGCGAGTGGTGCCGCCGGCGCCGGTTCGCCCGCAGGGTGGAGGCCATCGCCGGCGCGGGGGCCGCGAGGTGCTCGCCGCGATCATCTTCGTGGCCACCTCAGGCTGCACATGGAACCAACTGCCGCCGGGCTTCGGGTTGTCGGGGGTGACCGCCTTTCGCCGGTTCACCGAGTGGACCGAAGCCCGGGTGTGGGCCAAACTCCATCGCCTGGTCCTGGACGAACTCGGCGCCCAGGGCGGGCTGGACTGGACGCAGTGTGCGATCGACTCCGTCAGTGTCCGCGCCCTCAAA GGGCAGCTGACGGGACCGAATCCGACCGACCGCGGCAAGAAGGGATCGAAAATCCACCTCATCGTCGACCGGCAGGGTCTGCCCCTGTCGATCGGCATCTCCGCCGCCAACCTCCACGACAGCCAGGCCCTCATCCCTCTGGTTCGTGGCATCCCGCCGATCCGCTCCCGTCGCGGCCCGCGACGCCGACGGCCGGGGAAACTGCACGGAGACAAGGGCTACGACTACCGCCACCTGCGGCGATGGCTGGCATCCCGCGGCATCCGGCACCGCCTCGCCCGCAAGGGCATCGAGTCGTCCCAGCACCTGGGACGACACCGCTGGGTCGTGGAGCGGACCGTGTCCTGGTTGTCCGGCTGTCGACGCCTGCACCGCCGCTACGAGCGCAAGCCGCAACACTTCCTGGCCTTCACCGCCATCGCCGCAACCCTCATATGTCACCGCAGACTGACCAAGTGA
- a CDS encoding DUF6461 domain-containing protein: MPDSLEWIADAWNSRGLYITCARGLSPQDLVQRMADHEPVEVKPATTLQEASGMVDMSQVYCTGRIGQAGDWAFIVENGGSEGWALDPGVSRGAEVLIFDPRPDDPPSFFSYHANGEVQLYFELGGYDPAGAQPELLRPALEADGVIPPEDCLDDMLGMDEELSSHEQRRRVLTVIGEHFGLFLSQQTIVSGHLPVVITRTSPPTSW, encoded by the coding sequence ATGCCTGACAGTCTTGAGTGGATCGCCGATGCGTGGAACTCCAGGGGCCTGTACATCACCTGCGCCCGCGGCCTCAGTCCCCAGGATCTGGTCCAGCGCATGGCCGATCACGAGCCGGTGGAGGTCAAACCTGCCACCACCCTCCAGGAAGCCTCCGGCATGGTTGACATGTCCCAGGTCTACTGCACAGGACGCATCGGCCAAGCCGGCGACTGGGCGTTCATCGTGGAGAACGGAGGCAGCGAAGGCTGGGCCCTGGACCCCGGCGTATCCCGCGGCGCCGAAGTATTGATCTTCGACCCGCGGCCCGACGACCCGCCCTCCTTCTTCAGTTACCACGCCAATGGCGAGGTACAGCTGTACTTCGAGCTGGGAGGCTACGACCCCGCAGGAGCCCAGCCCGAGCTGCTGCGCCCAGCCCTCGAGGCGGACGGAGTCATCCCGCCAGAGGACTGCCTCGATGACATGCTCGGCATGGATGAGGAATTGTCGTCCCACGAACAGCGACGCCGGGTGCTTACGGTCATTGGCGAACACTTCGGGCTGTTCCTGTCTCAGCAGACCATCGTGAGCGGGCACTTGCCCGTCGTCATCACCCGCACCTCTCCCCCGACGTCCTGGTAG
- a CDS encoding FG-GAP-like repeat-containing protein, whose protein sequence is MPLPFRTVVATAAVTALTGGLLVVGSVAPATAAPAKLSDDFNGDGHRDIAVGAPYKTVGGAEAAGEVVVALGTADGPSTTGKIALTQSSAGVPGTPEDSDRFGSSITSGDLDGDGYADLVVGADGETVGAYEGQGSVTILWGGKKPFTSSTTTTVESPQKWQAHGGDVAVGDFTGGSGADLAVIESGGVVVYEGGFTRASKPVPAYTLTVPGANLRYREAAVGDVNGDGRDDLAVTGDAGTGRPGTDIFTGQEGRPYRIQRVDDGDTAVALGDINGDGFADMASSLTWPQFFDIEDPSAGSGYVTVRYGSRTGFGDPVTLHQNSAGVPGANEDGDNWGASVAIGDITGDGKAELVVGANGEQLGDLDNAGDVTVFRGSASGVSQSGVVRVSQDSAGVPGAAETGDLFGAQVRIADYDKDGKGDLAVTASFENNRSGGLWTLPGTSSGLTGSGAKSLSSADFGLATGSRFGETLHD, encoded by the coding sequence ATGCCCCTGCCTTTCCGTACCGTCGTCGCCACGGCGGCCGTCACCGCGCTGACCGGCGGTCTGTTGGTCGTCGGTTCGGTGGCACCGGCCACCGCCGCTCCCGCCAAGCTCTCCGATGACTTCAACGGCGACGGTCACCGCGACATCGCGGTCGGGGCGCCGTACAAGACCGTCGGCGGAGCGGAGGCCGCGGGCGAGGTGGTCGTGGCCCTCGGGACGGCCGACGGCCCGTCCACCACCGGCAAGATCGCTCTGACCCAGAGCTCCGCGGGCGTGCCGGGTACGCCGGAGGACAGCGACCGCTTCGGATCCTCGATCACCAGCGGCGACCTGGACGGCGACGGGTACGCGGACCTCGTCGTGGGCGCCGACGGCGAGACCGTGGGGGCCTATGAGGGCCAGGGCAGCGTCACCATCCTGTGGGGCGGCAAGAAGCCGTTCACCAGCAGCACCACGACCACCGTGGAGAGCCCGCAGAAGTGGCAGGCGCACGGTGGCGACGTCGCGGTGGGCGACTTCACCGGCGGCAGCGGCGCGGACCTCGCGGTGATCGAGTCGGGCGGGGTCGTCGTGTACGAGGGCGGCTTCACCCGTGCGAGCAAGCCGGTCCCCGCGTACACCCTCACCGTGCCCGGCGCGAATCTGCGGTACCGGGAGGCCGCCGTGGGCGATGTCAACGGCGACGGCAGGGACGACCTGGCGGTGACCGGCGACGCGGGCACCGGGCGTCCGGGCACCGACATCTTCACGGGCCAGGAGGGCCGCCCGTACCGCATCCAGCGCGTGGACGACGGGGACACCGCGGTCGCGCTCGGCGACATCAACGGCGACGGCTTCGCCGACATGGCCTCGTCCCTGACCTGGCCCCAGTTCTTCGACATCGAGGACCCCAGCGCGGGCTCCGGCTACGTCACCGTCCGCTACGGCAGTCGGACGGGCTTCGGTGACCCGGTGACCCTGCACCAGAACAGCGCCGGTGTCCCCGGTGCCAACGAGGACGGCGACAACTGGGGCGCCTCGGTGGCCATCGGTGACATCACCGGCGACGGCAAGGCCGAACTGGTGGTCGGCGCCAACGGCGAGCAGCTCGGCGACCTGGACAACGCCGGCGACGTGACCGTGTTCCGCGGTTCCGCCTCCGGCGTCTCGCAGTCCGGTGTCGTGCGGGTGTCCCAGGACTCCGCCGGAGTTCCGGGCGCCGCCGAGACGGGAGACCTGTTCGGCGCGCAGGTCCGGATCGCCGACTACGACAAGGACGGCAAGGGCGACCTGGCGGTTACCGCGTCCTTCGAGAACAACCGCAGCGGTGGCCTGTGGACCCTGCCGGGCACCTCGTCCGGCCTCACCGGTTCGGGCGCCAAGTCGCTCAGCTCGGCCGACTTCGGCCTCGCGACGGGTTCGCGCTTCGGCGAGACCCTGCACGACTGA